The genomic DNA CCGGGTCTGCATCTGGATAGGCGTTTGATGCCGAGCCAGGTCCCCTTGAACACGCCGTACTTGACGATGGCTTCGTGTGTGTAGCGCGAGCAAGTGGGTTCGTGGCGGCACAGCCCGTTGGAGATGTAGGGAGACAGCGCGTTCTGGTAGAACCGAATCGCTCCCAGCGCAACCGCTTGCATCATAAAGTTATCCGTTCCCCTGTGGGTGCGCCCGTTCGTATGGGTGATGATTTCGAGCGTGCGCCATTATTTTGGGCTACTACTG from Chloroflexota bacterium includes the following:
- the yidD gene encoding membrane protein insertion efficiency factor YidD; its protein translation is MQAVALGAIRFYQNALSPYISNGLCRHEPTCSRYTHEAIVKYGVFKGTWLGIKRLSRCRPGGTSGYDPVP